From one Papio anubis isolate 15944 chromosome 12, Panubis1.0, whole genome shotgun sequence genomic stretch:
- the SIAE gene encoding sialate O-acetylesterase, translating into MVAPGLVLGLVLPLILWADRSAGIGFRFASYINNDMVLQKEPAGAVIWGFGTPGAAVTVTLRQGQETIMKKVTSVKAHFDTWMVILDPMKAGGPFEVMAQQTLEKMNFTLRVHDVLFGDVWLCSGQSNMQMTVLQVFNATRELSNTAAYQSVRILSVSPIQAEQELEDLVAVDLQWSKPTSENLGHGYFKYMSAVCWLFGRHLYDTLQYPIGLIASSWGGTPIEAWSSGRSLEACGVPKQGSVPYNSVTGPSKHSVLWNAMIHPLRNMTLKGVVWYQGESNINYNTDLYNCTFPALIEDWRETFHRGSQGQTERFFPFGFVQLSSDLSKKSSDDGFPQIRWHQTADFGYVPNPKMPNTFMAVAMDLCDRDSPFGSVHPRDKQTVAYRLHLGARALAYGEKNLTFEGPLPEKIELLAHEGLLNLTYYQQIQVQKRDNKIFEISCCSDHRCKWLPASMNTFSTQSLTLAIDSCQGTVVALRYAWTTWPCEYKQCPLYHPSSALPAPPFIAFITDQGSGHQSNVAK; encoded by the exons ATGGTGGCGCCGGGGCTTGTACTCGGGCTGGTGCTGCCATTAATCCTGTGGGCCGACCGAAGTGCAG GTATTGGTTTTCGCTTTGCTTCATACATCAATAATGATATGGTGCTGCAGAAGGAGCCCGCTGGAGCAGTGATATGGGGCTTCGGTACACCTGGAGCCGCAGTAACCGTGACCCTGCGCCAAGGTCAGGAAACCATCATGAAGAAAGTGACCAGTGTGAAAG CTCACTTTGATACCTGGATGGTGATACTGGATCCTATGAAGGCTGGAGGACCTTTTGAAGTGATGGCACAACAGACTTTGGAGAAAATGAACTTCACCCTGAGAGTTCATGATGTCCTGTTTGGAGATGTCTGGCTCTGTAGTGGGCAGAGTAACATGCAGATGACTGTGCTACAG gtatttaatgCTACAAGGGAGTTGTCTAACACTGCTGCCTATCAGTCTGTCCGCATCCTCTCCGTCTCTCCCATTCAAGCAGAGCAGGAGCTGGAGGACCTTGTCGCTGTTGACTTGCAATGGTCTAAGCCCACCTCAG AAAACTTAGGCCACGGATATTTCAAGTACATGTCAGCAGTGTGCTGGCTCTTTGGGCGTCACCTGTATGACACTCTGCAGTATCCCATCGGGCTGATCGCCTCCAGCTGGGGCGGGACACCCATTGAAGCCTGGTCATCTGGACGGTCACTGGAAGCCTGCGGGGTTCCTAAACAAGG GTCCGTTCCATATAATTCTGTAACTGGTCCCAGTAAGCACTCTGTCCTCTGGAATGCCATGATCCATCCACTGCGCAATATGACTCTGAAAGGGGTGGTGTGGTACCAGG GGGAGTCCAATATAAATTATAACACGGACCTGTACAATTGCACATTCCCTGCACTCATCGAAGACTGGCGCGAAACCTTCCACCGTGGTTCCCAGGGGCAGACAGAGCGTTTCTTCCCATTTGGATTTGTCCAG TTATCTTCAGATTTGTCTAAGAAGAGCTCAGACGATGGATTTCCCCAGATCCGTTGGCATCAAACAGCAGACTTTGGCTATGTCCCCAACCCAAAGATGCCCAATACTTTCATGGCCGTAGCTATGGACCTCTGTGATAGAGACTCGCCTTTTGGCAG CGTCCACCCGCGAGATAAACAGACTGTGGCTTATCGGCTGCACCTGGGGGCCCGTGCTCTGGCTTATGGTGAGAAGAACTTGACCTTTGAAGGACCACTGCCTGAGAAGATAGAACTCTTGGCTCACGAGGGGCTGCTCAATCTCACATATTACCAGCAAATCCAGGTGCAGAAAAGGGACAACAAGATATTTGAG ATCTCCTGTTGCAGTGACCATCGATGCAAGTGGCTTCCAGCTTCCATGAACACCTTCTCCACCCAGTCCCTGACCCTGGCGATTGATTCTTGTCAGGGCACCGTGGTTGCTCTCCGCTATGCTTGGACCACGTGGCCTTGTGAATATAAGCAGTGTCCCCTATACCACCCCAGCAGTGCCCTGCCAGCCCCTCCCTTCATTGCTTTCATTACAGACCAGGGTTCTGGACATCAGAGCAATGTTGCTAAATGA